The genomic stretch CGTTTACGGCCGTGCTTTACAGGGAAGAGGATATGTATGTCGCGGAGTGCCCGGAGGTTGGCACCGTCAGCCAGGGCAGGACGGTTGAAGAGGCGGTGGCCAACCTCAAAGAGGCTACGGAGCTGTACTTAGAAGAATTCCCGCTGGAAGACGGGAGGCGGCCGATCATCACGACGTTCGAGGTGGCCGAGGGTGCCCGGGGAGGGTGTGGTCTGCCGGCTGAGGGATGACGACCAACGGGTTTTCCTTGAGTACAAGTTTAATCTGGTAAGACTCTCTGCGAGGTGCCGGTCTGAACGAGCGGGAGCTGCAGGCCATGTCCTTTGCCAGGGAAAACGGCGGTATAACTGCTGTGGACTATGCATCGATTGCCCCGGGTATCAGAGAAGACCCGGTACCGCGATCTTCTCGATCTCGTCCACCGTGGCTTGCTCGAAGCAATCGGTGCCAAAAAGGGCAGAAGATACGTTTTAGCCCGACTACGTCCCGGGAAAGCCTGATGTGTCGAGAGTATACCCTGCAAGATAACGGACATTTATCGGACATCTTCTGTTTTGGTGTGTGTCCGATATCCGACGTGTTCACCGCACCCCCTCCCCCGTATTCCACTCCCGCACGAGCCTCGCATAACACCCTTCGAAGCCTGATGGCTTCTCATGCTCGCTCTTGCTCGCACCTCGCACCTTCGGTGCTCGAACTCCGCCCCTCCAGAACATCGCACCTCCTACACCCTCGCCTGCGCCTCCGGCGAGCGGTAGACCGCCTTCTTCTCCCTGCAGACGTCGCACCGGCCGATCCCCACCTCCACCCGCGCAAACGCCCGGTGGACCGGGAAATCAGAGATTTTCCTCACTGCGTTCCAGCACTTCCGGCAGGGGCTCTTGCGGCACGCACCCCCGCTTTGCACCGGTTTCCAGCGCGTTGCAGCCGGCGATGTCACATAACGGACGATTTTTCGACGCCCCATCAGGGTTTCCTCCCCTGGCTGCCGTATCGTGAGATCACTTCCGGCATTCCGGATTTCGCACACATACGCACCCGCACCCACCCCGGCACCGGTGCCGGGGACTGTGTGTGCCTTCTGCTGTACTTCAGTACTAGGAGAGACGCATCTCTCTATCTGTACAGGTACTCTCAGATCCGGTGCTCATCACTCATCTTCGATCAGCTCTTCTTATTCATCGTATCTCTCAATCATCGTTCATTCATCTCTCATTCATCCATCACCTATCCATGCCGGGCGGGGAATCCCCCCGGTTTCAGGCCCCGAATAGCCCCTATTTCGCAGGAACGCTCTGGAAATCTCCACACTTCATGATGGCCTCTCCCGCAGGACATATCGTGTATTCCTCCTCGACGGGCTCACCTGCTCCAGGATACCACGGTCAACCAGGGCCTTGAGATCCCTGAAAGCCGTCGCTGCCGAGACGCCGGTGAGTGATTGATAGGCACCGCTCGTGATGCTCCCCTCGACCTTGACCCGTTCCACCGCAAGGATCTGCCGTTCATTCAGTTCCATCTTCCGAAGGGAACTCTCGTTCAGCATATCCATCCGCATCGTCAGGGTGAACCCAAGCGGGCTGCTGGCGAAGGCGGGAACCGGCATCCCGGCGCTGCGGAAGGCTGTAATGATCCGCCCGATGCCCGATCCGTAGCGTTCGACAAACCCGGCACATGATGGACTCGAACCCCTCGTCCAGCGTACTCGATGCCCGATCCGTAGCGTTCGACAAACCCGGCACGGTAGAAAATCTCGGCAACCTTCGGGTTGCGGTGGTAAGAGTAGTGCTCTTTGAGGATCATATCGATGGTAACGCCTTCGGGGAGATGGCCGGGATTGTGGAAGCGGATATGGTCGTCAAAGATCTTGACCTGCGTCTGGACCGTGTTGTTGAAGTAATCGCGGTGGATGAGCGCGTTGAGAAGCGCCTCCCGGATCGCCGGCACCGGAACCCTGCTCGGCACGACGATCAAACGGGTTTTCGTGCACCCCTCCCGCCAGCGCAGGGGATACGGCGCCCTCCTGATGCATGCCCTGGAGAGCGAGGCGCTCCGCCGCGGGATACGAAGAGTCGATCTCTCCGCCTCGCTGCCGTCGAAGCGGTTCTATGACCGGCTGGGATACGCGACGGAATGCGAGGATTACATCCCCGTCGGGAACGGGAAAAGGCTGGACTACTACGCGATGGCAAAGACCCTGGACGCAG from Methanoculleus chikugoensis encodes the following:
- a CDS encoding type II toxin-antitoxin system HicB family antitoxin, whose product is MMHKGYPCGCQPAVETHEEHITDETTGQDIVVKYYHDKERCNSIGEIMRTFTAVLYREEDMYVAECPEVGTVSQGRTVEEAVANLKEATELYLEEFPLEDGRRPIITTFEVAEGARGGCGLPAEG
- a CDS encoding transcriptional regulator, with protein sequence MPVPAFASSPLGFTLTMRMDMLNESSLRKMELNERQILAVERVKVEGSITSGAYQSLTGVSAATAFRDLKALVDRGILEQVSPSRRNTRYVLRERPS
- a CDS encoding ATP-binding protein; this encodes MPSRVPVPAIREALLNALIHRDYFNNTVQTQVKIFDDHIRFHNPGHLPEGVTIDMILKEHYSYHRNPKVAEIFYRAGFVERYGSGIEYAGRGVRVHHVPGLSNATDRASGGSLQPSAAPGCRFPPSPAARLGSP
- a CDS encoding GNAT family N-acetyltransferase, with the protein product MSALRSASRIAGTGTLLGTTIKRVFVHPSRQRRGYGALLMHALESEALRRGIRRVDLSASLPSKRFYDRLGYATECEDYIPVGNGKRLDYYAMAKTLDAGR